The following are encoded together in the Ictalurus punctatus breed USDA103 unplaced genomic scaffold, Coco_2.0 Super-Scaffold_100058, whole genome shotgun sequence genome:
- the LOC128630646 gene encoding piwi-like protein 1 isoform X1 yields MTIATKISLQVNCKMEGELWSVEIPLKHLMMLVSTDTTTVPQERDPSVHWWPASTRACPAALKAYFKYNECLPSRIVVYRDGVGDGVLLSVVDYEVPQFTQSIKAMGEDYA; encoded by the exons ATGACCATAGCCACAAAGATCTCCTTGCAGGTGAACTGCAAGATGGAAGGAGAGCTGTGGAGCGTCGAGATCCCG TTGAAGCACCTGATGATGTTGGTATCGACTGATACCACGACAGTGCCGCAGGAAAGAGATCCATCGGTGCACTGGTGGCCAGCCTCAACCCGGGCATGTCCAG CTGCGCTGAAGGCCTACTTCAAATACAACGAATGTTTGCCGTCACGCATCGTGGTGTACCGAGATGGCGTGGGCGACGGCGTGCTGCTGAGCGTAGTCGACTACGAAGTGCCTCAGTTCACGCAGTCCATCAAGGCCATGGGTGAAGATTACGCATGA
- the LOC128630646 gene encoding piwi-like protein 1 isoform X2 produces MTIATKISLQVNCKMEGELWSVEIPLKHLMMLVSTDTTTVPQERDPSVHWWPASTRACPAALKAYFKYNECLPSRIVVYRDGVGDGVLLSVVDYEVPQFTQSIKAMGPN; encoded by the exons ATGACCATAGCCACAAAGATCTCCTTGCAGGTGAACTGCAAGATGGAAGGAGAGCTGTGGAGCGTCGAGATCCCG TTGAAGCACCTGATGATGTTGGTATCGACTGATACCACGACAGTGCCGCAGGAAAGAGATCCATCGGTGCACTGGTGGCCAGCCTCAACCCGGGCATGTCCAG CTGCGCTGAAGGCCTACTTCAAATACAACGAATGTTTGCCGTCACGCATCGTGGTGTACCGAGATGGCGTGGGCGACGGCGTGCTGCTGAGCGTAGTCGACTACGAAGTGCCTCAGTTCACGCAGTCCATCAAGGCCATGG GCCCAAACTGA
- the LOC128630646 gene encoding piwi-like protein 1 isoform X3, which translates to MSSCAEGLLQIQRMFAVTHRGVPRWRGRRRAAERSRLRSASVHAVHQGHGPKLTVLVVKKRISSRFFALLNARLSDPPPGTVIDAKVT; encoded by the exons ATGTCCAG CTGCGCTGAAGGCCTACTTCAAATACAACGAATGTTTGCCGTCACGCATCGTGGTGTACCGAGATGGCGTGGGCGACGGCGTGCTGCTGAGCGTAGTCGACTACGAAGTGCCTCAGTTCACGCAGTCCATCAAGGCCATGG GCCCAAACTGACCGTGTTGGTGGTGAAGAAACGCATCTCTTCCAGATTCTTCGCTCTCCTCAACGCCAGACTGAGCGACCCTCCTCCGGGAACGGTCATCGACGCCAAAGTCACGTGA